In Paenacidovorax monticola, the genomic window GGTGTTCGGCAACGTGGTACTGCGCTATTTCTTCAACTCGGGCATCGTGTTCTCGGAAGAGGTCTCGCGCTTCATCTTCATGTGGCTCACGCTGATCGGCGCGCTGGTGGTGATGAAGGACAACGCCCACCTGGGCATGTCCAGCCTCATCGACCGGCTGGGCGAGACCGGCCAGCGCATCTGCCGCTTCCTGGCCGACAGCATTACCCTGGCCTGCTGCGTTCTGCTGGCGCACGGCACCTGGGAGCAGGTCGTGATCGGCATGGACAACGCCGCGCCCGTCACCGGCATTCCGCTGGGCGTCGTGTTCATCAGCCTGCTCATCAGCAGCGTGGGCATGTCGCTCATGCTGCTGCACTCGCTGTGGCGCCAGGTCACGGGCCGCATGCCCGCCGACGAGCTGGTGCCGCAAAACGTGAGCGCGGGCGAATGAGGAGGAACGCACCATGACCATTGCCGTCTTCCTCATCGCGCTGCTCGGCGCCATGGCGCTGGGTGTGCCCATCGCGTTCTCGCTGCTGGCCTGCGGCGTGGCGCTGATGGTGCAGCTGGGCACCTTCGACACGCAGATCCTCGCGCAGAACCTGCTCGAGGGCGTGAACAACTACCCACTGATGGCCGTCCCGTTCTTCATGCTCGCGGGCGAGCTGATGAACGCCGGCGGCCTGTCGCGGCGCATCGTCACCGTGGCCGAGGCCCTGGTGGGCCACGTGCGCGGCGGCCTGGGCTACGTGGCCATCCTGGCCTGCCTG contains:
- a CDS encoding TRAP transporter small permease; the encoded protein is MKKLVTRAAECMLILMLGVMVVLVFGNVVLRYFFNSGIVFSEEVSRFIFMWLTLIGALVVMKDNAHLGMSSLIDRLGETGQRICRFLADSITLACCVLLAHGTWEQVVIGMDNAAPVTGIPLGVVFISLLISSVGMSLMLLHSLWRQVTGRMPADELVPQNVSAGE